The genomic window CCCCCTATGTCCCCACCCGTCATCCTAACCCAAGACGAATTGAAAAAAATCGCCGCTTACAAAGCCGTTGAGTTCGTTGAGTCGGGTATGGTTTTGGGTCTGGGCACGGGTTCGACAGCCAAACACGCCGTGGATCGAATCGGGGAGTTGCTCCGGCAAGGCAAGCTCAGCAACATCGTAGGAATTCCCACATCGAAGAAAACGCAGGAACAAGCTGTTTCTTTGGGCATCCCACTTTCAGATCTCGACAACTATCCCACCATTGATTTAGCCATCGACGGGGCGGATGAAGTGGACCCGCATCTCAATCTGGTGAAAGGGAGAGGTGGGTCGCTTTTAAGAGAGAAAATGGTGGAAGGAGCATGCAAGAAATTTGTTTGTATTGTTGACGAATCCAAATTGGTTAAACATTTGGGAGGGAGCGGTTTGGCTTTGCCGGTTGAAATCGTTCCCTTTTGCTGGAAATTTACTGCAAATAAGCTCCAAAAGTTGTTCCAAGGGTCGGATTGCGTGGCCAAGCTGAGGAATGATGGTGAAGGGAAGCCATTTGTGACAGATAACGGGAATTACATCGTGGACTTGTATTTGAAGAAAGAAATGGGGGATTTGCAGGTTGCAAGTGATGCTATATTGAGGATTGCGGGTGTGGTTgaacatgggatgtttcttgatATGGCCACCACTGTTATTGTTGCAGGTGAGCTTGGAATTACTATCAAGGATAAGTAGAACTATTTGGGGGGGGGGGCTATTATTCTAACCCTTTTTCGTATTTACTGAATTTCAACTATTGCTTTTAGATTTACCTTTTGGCATCTATATTGATTGATGATGGGAAGAGAGGTCTTCTCTAGTAAGTTTGTTGAGGcaattaattataattgtaaggGAAGATTGGGTTTAGGAATGTTAGGATTGTGACAGCAATTGAGCTATCAATTGTTATGATAATTTTAATCTTACACTTaatagtttttcctaataaaaaaaaatagtccaATTCAACTCATTTGATAAAACTTCAAAGTCATGCTGAAATGGAGATAAGCAACTCATGTTTAACAGGTTTTTGATGCTTATTTATGATCTAATGTTGAATGGGTGAAGGAAGATGAGATTCAGTTGCGTGGGCGTCCAACTCTGGTATACTTGCGTCGCCTTTTTGACTTGATCAAAGTCTAATCGTGTTGGAAGACCAAAACCAAACCTACGACTGAAAAGTGATTTATGTACATAGAAATATTGGAATGAATTGGACTTTGGCATACATTTCAGCAGCTAAAATCTCCATTATGTGTGTGTGAAGAAAGAGGGATGATCATATTACATTAATGCGCACAACCTAGAATTGCAACAACAAATACAATAGACCTATTTGgtactatttaaaaattaaaataattttcacttcaaaaataattaaaatattgtcCATTTATCATTAATATCAAAGTAtataaatgtgaagaataaaatgtatttttaatattaaatgaattaataaattaatcttgaataattaaaacaataaagaaagaaaacagGCAAGGTTACCGAAATACAACCCTTAcataggggtgtgcaaaattcagGTAAAACTGAAAAAACTCGGTTAACAGAccaaattcggttaatcggttggtcaaccgaattttttcggttgagaatcggttaattattttttgatttttcggttaacggttaattcggttcgaaaccggtcggttaaccgaattttttcggtttaaccgaaaaaattaataaataaaattataatatatatataggcctactattcacctaaactcaatccaaacccaagtattcaactcaacccaattacccaacccaacccaatcataaaaattacaaataatttaataaataaaaataaaattctaaaactaaaactaaagtctaaaagtctaaaaataatttaattatgtagttattcaattcggttaattcggttaatttgattaatttggcTAATTCAGGTAATtaggttaattcggttaattcggttaatttttaaccaaaaataaaaaaataacatataaatttcgattaattcggttaacagACCGAATTAACAGAAAAAAtttcaattcggttaatttttttgaaaaaatttcagttcggttaatggttaaaaattttgaaaggtcaattaattcggttaatgttatttcgggtcggttaaccgaatgaacacccctacccCTACTATCCTGGCCATATAAAGTGATTTTCTCCCCTTATAAGAGGCTCAAGCCATTATTTACGGAGTTGGTCTAATAgtttattaaagtttggtcctttaattttatCTATTAATTGCTTAAGTAAGgtacatggattaaattgtaaaagtctttaTCACTATaagcttttaaaaagaaaaaggatcaaAATGACAATTAAACCATAGTATATTATGTGCTAGTGGAATATGATGTCAAATTCCACTTAGGAATGTTAATGACTGATTAAGTTAAACTAGTTATACTTATGTTAATTAACCTAGCATAATCATATTCTAATTAgactatatatattaaattagtgGGAAAACATGAAAACAGTAGTCATCTTCTTCATCCTTGCCGAATTTGAGAGAAAGAAAAACCTAAGAAGCATTCATACATCCGGTCCTCAATTGTTAAGATAATTCAAGTTCTTTTCTTgcaattttcatgttttttaggttatgagagcttgatttagctagcctatgtaccaatttgcaaaa from Gossypium hirsutum isolate 1008001.06 chromosome D12, Gossypium_hirsutum_v2.1, whole genome shotgun sequence includes these protein-coding regions:
- the LOC107946276 gene encoding probable ribose-5-phosphate isomerase 2 isoform X3; protein product: MAIAWSETAASMEALSLSPPMSPPVILTQDELKKIAAYKAVEFVESGMVLGLGTGSTAKHAVDRIGELLRQGKLSNIVGIPTSKKTQEQAVSLGIPLSDLDNYPTIDLAIDGADEVDPHLNLVKGRGGSLLREKMVEGACKKFVCIVDESKLVKHLGGSGLALPVEIVPFCWKFTANKLQKLFQGSDCVAKLRNDGEGKPFVTDNGNYIVDLYLKKEMGDLQVASDAILRIAGVVEHGMFLDMATTVIVAGR
- the LOC107946276 gene encoding probable ribose-5-phosphate isomerase 2 isoform X1; translation: MAIAWSETAASMEALSLSPPMSPPVILTQDELKKIAAYKAVEFVESGMVLGLGTGSTAKHAVDRIGELLRQGKLSNIVGIPTSKKTQEQAVSLGIPLSDLDNYPTIDLAIDGADEVDPHLNLVKGRGGSLLREKMVEGACKKFVCIVDESKLVKHLGGSGLALPVEIVPFCWKFTANKLQKLFQGSDCVAKLRNDGEGKPFVTDNGNYIVDLYLKKEMGDLQVASDAILRIAGVVEHGMFLDMATTVIVAGELGITIKDK
- the LOC107946276 gene encoding probable ribose-5-phosphate isomerase 2 isoform X2: MAIAWSETAASMEALSLSPPMSPPVILTQDELKKIAAYKAVEFVESGMVLGLGTGSTAKHAVDRIGELLRQGKLSNIVGIPTSKKTQEQAVSLGIPLSDLDNYPTIDLAIDGADEVDPHLNLVKGRGGSLLREKMVEGACKKFVCIVDESKLVKHLGGSGLALPVEIVPFCWKFTANKLQKLFQGSDCVAKLRNDGEGKPFVTDNGNYIVDLYLKKEMGDLQVASDAILRIAGVVEHGMFLDMATTVIVAGF